One window from the genome of Paraconexibacter algicola encodes:
- a CDS encoding InlB B-repeat-containing protein encodes MTITRPADGATYAQGADIKASFSCADETGGTGIESCTGTVADGASIDTATRGTKTFTVTAVDEAGNSTERTVTYTVADQTRPTIALTRPTDDAAYVVGSDVKARYTCSDETGGTGIASCVGTVADGAAIDTTPGRKTFRVTATDEAGNTLTRTVTYRTTAGLAVTTDGTGSGTVQGDGIDCGNGRTACSLDRDAGSTATLTATAAPDSVFTGWTGACTGTGACTVTLDQARTVTATFTRAVVTPAGTPVSTPTGTTPTKPSCLSRRSFTVTFRVPGTTLRRGTITLFGKTRTLRRTPRGTLFTTVDLRGRPAGTYRIRLTATTAAGTRVTRTAAYRTCAPPRAT; translated from the coding sequence GTGACGATCACCCGACCGGCCGACGGCGCCACCTACGCCCAGGGCGCCGACATCAAGGCGTCGTTCTCCTGCGCGGACGAGACCGGCGGCACCGGCATCGAGTCGTGCACCGGCACCGTCGCGGACGGCGCCTCGATCGACACCGCCACGCGCGGCACCAAGACCTTCACGGTCACCGCGGTGGACGAGGCCGGCAACAGCACCGAGCGGACCGTCACCTACACGGTGGCGGACCAGACGCGGCCCACGATCGCGCTGACGCGCCCGACCGACGACGCCGCCTACGTCGTCGGCAGCGACGTGAAGGCCCGCTACACCTGCTCCGACGAGACCGGCGGCACCGGCATCGCCAGCTGCGTCGGCACCGTCGCCGACGGCGCCGCGATCGACACCACGCCCGGCCGCAAGACGTTCCGCGTCACCGCCACCGACGAGGCCGGCAACACCCTGACCCGCACCGTCACGTACCGCACCACCGCGGGCCTCGCCGTCACCACCGACGGCACCGGGAGCGGCACCGTCCAGGGTGACGGCATCGACTGCGGCAACGGTCGCACCGCCTGCAGCCTCGACCGCGACGCCGGCAGCACCGCCACCCTCACGGCGACCGCCGCCCCGGACTCCGTGTTCACCGGCTGGACCGGTGCCTGCACCGGCACCGGCGCCTGCACCGTCACGCTCGACCAGGCCCGCACGGTCACCGCGACCTTCACGCGCGCCGTCGTCACCCCGGCGGGCACCCCGGTCAGCACGCCCACCGGGACCACCCCCACGAAGCCCAGCTGCCTCAGCCGCCGCAGCTTCACGGTGACGTTCCGCGTCCCCGGCACGACCCTGCGCCGCGGCACGATCACCCTGTTCGGGAAGACCCGGACGCTGCGCCGCACCCCCCGCGGCACGCTGTTCACCACCGTGGACCTCCGCGGACGTCCCGCCGGCACGTACCGCATCCGCCTGACCGCGACGACCGCGGCGGGCACGCGCGTCACCCGCACCGCGGCCTACCGCACCTGCGCGCCGCCCCGGGCCACCTGA
- a CDS encoding alkaline phosphatase PhoX: MSRRTPSVLAIAASAASLGFIAATPALAATGPSTTVAPYVKPVGPGVETTSLLTVGDLPAANGYKMVGIPDGLGARASAATGKLDLFMNHELGATAGAVRAHGQTGSFVSSYVIDRDTLKVDTGADLIGPNETSFWQYDASTPTAGAYASTPTGPFGAAFARFCSATLTAPGGLFNPTTGNGFAGQIYFGNEESGDNSRVFGILDDGTTKQLPRLGLFSWENTVPAANRTDTTLVQGQEDATPGQIWTYVGTKTASGDAFDKAGLTNGTNYVIDLLDETVDSDAEFRDTYGKGVPVQVDLAEVPWNQTGAAQNAEALADGLSLSRVEDGHWDPQNPRDFYFLTTEGGATDLNGPGSQDDRNGGGLWRLRYKDIENPLKGATLTLLLDGSEAPFLNKPDNMAIDRHGNVLIQEDPGNNASVARIVAYDIGTGRRGVVAEFDRQLFAPVTPGGVNAPFTADEESSGIIDVEDLLGRGEFLFDAQVHKAFPTSQDPSLVEYGQLLHLSVPDFEAVYQGRAASGQGPAGPAGPQGPAGQDGTDGTNGTNGTNGTNGANGVAGTNGTNGANGAAGTPGAAGPAGPQGTPGAAGPAGAQGPAGAVGPQGPAGRDGTVTCKVTKTRTRVTCTVAFASRSTVRLVRGGRTVAKGSVSRGRVTLKSTRRLGAGSYTLVAGDTTVRLRLR, encoded by the coding sequence TTGTCCCGTCGCACCCCGTCCGTCCTGGCCATCGCCGCGTCCGCGGCGTCGCTCGGATTCATCGCCGCCACGCCCGCCCTCGCGGCGACCGGCCCGTCCACCACCGTCGCGCCGTACGTGAAGCCCGTCGGTCCCGGCGTGGAGACCACCTCGCTGCTGACCGTCGGCGACCTGCCCGCCGCCAACGGCTACAAGATGGTCGGCATCCCCGACGGCCTGGGTGCGCGGGCCTCCGCGGCGACGGGCAAGCTCGACCTGTTCATGAACCACGAGCTCGGCGCCACCGCCGGTGCGGTGCGAGCGCACGGCCAGACCGGCTCGTTCGTGTCGAGCTACGTCATCGACCGTGACACGCTGAAGGTCGACACCGGCGCCGACCTCATCGGGCCGAACGAGACGAGCTTCTGGCAGTACGACGCGTCGACCCCGACGGCGGGCGCGTACGCGTCGACCCCGACCGGTCCGTTCGGGGCGGCGTTCGCCCGCTTCTGCTCGGCGACCCTGACCGCCCCGGGCGGCCTGTTCAACCCGACCACCGGAAACGGCTTCGCCGGCCAGATCTACTTCGGCAACGAGGAGAGCGGCGACAACTCGCGCGTCTTCGGCATCCTCGACGACGGCACGACGAAGCAGCTGCCGCGCCTGGGCCTGTTCTCCTGGGAGAACACGGTGCCCGCCGCCAACCGCACCGACACGACCCTCGTGCAGGGCCAGGAGGACGCGACCCCCGGCCAGATCTGGACCTATGTCGGCACGAAGACGGCCAGCGGCGACGCCTTCGACAAGGCCGGCCTGACCAACGGCACGAACTACGTGATCGACCTGCTCGACGAGACCGTCGACTCCGACGCGGAGTTCCGCGACACCTACGGGAAGGGCGTGCCGGTCCAGGTCGACCTCGCCGAGGTCCCGTGGAACCAGACCGGTGCCGCGCAGAACGCCGAGGCGCTCGCGGACGGCCTCTCGCTCTCGCGTGTCGAGGACGGTCACTGGGATCCGCAGAACCCGCGCGACTTCTACTTCCTCACCACCGAGGGCGGGGCGACCGACCTCAACGGTCCCGGGTCGCAGGACGACCGCAACGGCGGCGGCCTGTGGCGCCTGCGCTACAAGGACATCGAGAACCCGCTGAAGGGCGCCACCCTGACGCTGCTGCTCGACGGCTCCGAGGCGCCGTTCCTCAACAAGCCGGACAACATGGCGATCGACCGCCACGGCAACGTCCTCATCCAGGAGGACCCGGGCAACAACGCGTCGGTGGCGCGGATCGTCGCCTACGACATCGGCACCGGCCGTCGCGGCGTGGTCGCCGAGTTCGACCGCCAGCTCTTCGCCCCGGTCACCCCGGGCGGGGTGAACGCGCCGTTCACCGCCGACGAGGAGTCCTCCGGGATCATCGACGTCGAGGACCTGCTCGGCCGCGGCGAGTTCCTGTTCGACGCGCAGGTCCACAAGGCGTTCCCGACGTCGCAGGATCCGTCGCTCGTCGAGTACGGCCAGCTGCTGCACCTGAGCGTGCCGGACTTCGAGGCGGTCTACCAGGGCCGCGCGGCGAGCGGCCAGGGCCCGGCGGGCCCGGCCGGACCGCAGGGCCCGGCGGGTCAGGACGGCACCGACGGGACGAACGGGACGAACGGCACCAACGGGACGAACGGCGCCAACGGTGTCGCGGGCACGAACGGGACGAACGGCGCCAACGGTGCCGCCGGGACGCCGGGCGCGGCCGGGCCGGCGGGGCCGCAGGGCACGCCCGGTGCGGCGGGCCCGGCAGGCGCCCAGGGCCCGGCCGGAGCGGTCGGCCCGCAGGGCCCGGCCGGCCGGGACGGCACCGTCACCTGCAAGGTGACGAAGACCCGCACGCGCGTGACCTGCACGGTCGCGTTCGCGTCGCGCTCGACCGTGCGCCTCGTGCGCGGCGGCCGCACGGTCGCGAAGGGCTCGGTGAGCCGCGGCCGCGTGACGCTGAAGAGCACCCGCCGGCTGGGCGCCGGCTCCTACACGCTGGTCGCGGGCGACACGACGGTGCGCCTGCGCCTGCGCTAG